The Funiculus sociatus GB2-C1 genome includes the window ATCGCTCTATGGATGGACTAGACGAACAGCTGCGAACCTTGGCCAAACAAGCCTGTGAACATCCTCCAGGTAGCCCAGAACGCCAGAAAAACTTAACGAAAGTCATTCGCCTAGCTACAAAAAAGCTTTGGAAAGAACATACACCTTACTATGAAGATGCTCTGCAACAAACATGGGTATATTTTTGCCACAATATCTGCGAAGCAACTACAGGGCAAGTTTATGACCCCAGCAAGGGCAGTGTCGTCACTTGGCTAAATACCTATCTAAAGCGGCGACTGCAAGATTTTTACATAGATACTCAAAAGCAGCAAGCCAGAACAGCTCCGGGTCAGATAAAATCAGCCAGATCCGGCGAAACTAACGATATTATTGACCCGGTAGACATCTTGGAAGCCGATCCAGATGTTCCTCCCATGCTGGACGATGTAAGAACATGGGCAGAGGCAGATCCCACAGGCGAACTGCGCCGCATTTGCATAGAAGGTTATCCTAAAATTACTGTCCAAATCTTAATATTGCGGCGTTTGCCCCCAGAAGCAAGCTGGAAAAAGCTTTCAGCAGAATTTGGTCTACCAGTTTCGACATTGAGTAGTTTTTACCAACGCCAGTGCATTCCTCGGTTGCGTAAATTTGGCGAATCGGAGGGATATATATGAAGGAGGGTTACAAATATGAGTTACATCAGCAAATAATATTATGAGTTACACCACTAATGAGAGAGAATTTGCTCTACCTCTGCCTATAACCCAAGCAGCACGTAGAACAGCGCAGCAGTTTGCTAATTCTATGCCAACACCTGATAAAGCAAAGCAAGTTCGTTTGAACACGCTTGCTGTGTGTGTGGTAAATGACTACTTACAAATGATGGGGATTTCTTGCGATCCAACAGCCAGTGATAGTTGGAACCCAGTTGTCCGAATGTGCGCTGATGTGGCAGATTTAGACGTGACAGGGGTAGGTCGCTTGGAATGTCGTCCTTTATCAATGCGATCGCTTACTTGCGATATTCCCCCCGAAGTTTGGTCAGACCGAATTGGCTATGTAGTAGTTGAGATAGATGAATCATTGCACTCAGCATCTGTGCTGGGATTTACCGAAACCGCAGATGTAGAGGAGTTACCTGTTAGCCAACTCCGACCAGTGGAAGATTTAATTGATCGCTTGAGTCAACTAACGCAACCCTCCGCCGCACCTGCTTCTGGCAAGATGGTGAAATTGAACCAGTGGCTTCAGAATGTTATTGATGCAGGTTGGGAAACGGTGGAATCTGTCTTACACCCACAACAATCGAGTTTAGCCTTTAGTTTTAGAAGCAGGGAGATTGCAGTAACTACCCAAGACGATCTAGATACTGGCATTAGACGAGCTAAGATGATTGACTTGGGGATGCAGTTAGCGGGGAATGCGATCGCGTTAGTTCTAGAACTCAGTCCAGAATCCGAAGGGAGATATGATATCCTCGTCCAGTTGCATCCTGCTGGCTCTTCAATTTATCTACCGCCATCAGTGCAACTGCTGATACTCGATGAATCTAAAGCAATTTTCTTAGAAGCAGAAGCTAGAAGTGCCGATAATTACATCCAATTAGAGTTTAGCGGAGAACTGGGCGAAAGGTTTAGCATTAAGGTAGCTCTGGGTGATGCGACGCAAGAGGAAAATTTTGTTATTTAGCTTAATGGCTAATTCTTCATTAGCCATTAGCAATGAAAAATGAACAATTAGCAATGAGCAAGTTAGTTGTCCTTAAGTTAGGGGATGGTAGCTTTGATAATGGATTTCCAGTCACATTGCAGATTGGAGACGACGGATCTCGCCCATTTACCGAAATCATCGGCAAACTACCTCCAGCACCAGAAATTCCCCAACATTACAATATCTGGAGATTAGCTTATCGTCGCTTGGGAGCTAATTATAGGTTAGAAGCCAAACCCGGACAACTGACCAATGTTTCCAAGATTGAGGACTGCACTCTGGCGGCAAATGTGTTGCGCCTCCGCTTGAATCTTTGGCTGAATTCCGAGTCATTTCGCGAGATTAGAGAGAAACTGTTAGAACAATTGATGCCCTCCGACAAAGTACGGGTGATTGTTCAAACTGAAGACTTATGCTTGCGGAGATTACCGTGGCATCTCTGGGATTTATGCGATCGCTATCCCAAAGCAGAAATTGCCTTAAGTGCGCCCGCCTACGAACGTGTAGAACACCAATCGCCACCCAAAAACGGAGTCAGAATCTTAGCAATTATCGGTAATAGTGCTGGAATTAATACCCAGGCAGATCGCAGATTATTAGAACATATACCCAACGTTCAAATTACCTTTCTTGTAGAACCGCAACCCGAAGAACTAACCGAACAGCTTTGGAAACAAGGCTGGGACATTCTCTTTTTCGCCGGACATAGTTGCAGTCAAGGCGATGGGGAAACAGGTCGAATGTATATTAATCAAACTGATAGTTTGACAATTGACCAACTAAAATATGCCTTGAAAAAAGCTGCTTATAGTGGCTTAAAAATTGCTATATTCAATTCTTGTGATGGATTAGGATTAGCACGAAATCTGGCATCATTGCAAATTCCGCAAATTATTGTAATGCGGGAACCAGTGCCAGACTTAGTAGCACAAGAATTTTTGAAATCTTTTATAGAAGCCTTTGCCCGTGGTGAATCATTCTATTTAGCCGTTCGGGAAGCACGGGAAAGATTGCAAGGACTAGAGGCAAAATTTCCTTGCGCTACCTGGTTGCCGCTAATTTGTCAAAATCCTGCTTTTGTGCCTCCTACTTGGGAAGAACTGTGCGGTCAAAACAAATCTGTTAAACCGAATTCCCAAATCTTAATAAACCTCCGTGCAGCGTTTCTTACCAGCATGGTAGTAACCTTATCCATAATGGGAATTCGGTATTTGGGAATACTTCAGAAACTAGAACTAAAAGCTTATGACCAAATACTGCGGCTGCAACCACAAGAAAAATCAGATCCGCGCCTGTTAGTAGTCACAGTTACGGAAGCAGATATTCAAGCTCAAGATCCAGCAAAAAGACGTGGTTCTTCCCTATCGGATGTCGCACTCAATAAACTTTTGCAAAAACTATCCGAGTATCAACCACGAGCAATTGGCTTAGATATTTATCGCGATTTTCCTGTAGATTCAACTCAGAAAGATTTAGCAACTCGTTTGGAGAAAAACGAGCGCTTGATAGCAATTTGCAAAGTTAGTGCGCCAGAAGTTGCTAACTTTGGAATTAAACCTCCGCCGGAAATTCCCCAAGAACGCTTAGGTTTTAGTGACTTTATAGTTGACGATGATGGCGTTGTCCGTCGCCATCTATTAATTATGAGTGCAGATCCGGCATCGCCGTGTACTACACCCTACGCTTTAAGCGTACAATTAGCATTCCGTTACCTAGACGCAGAAGGGATATCGCCTAAATTCACCCCAAAAGGAAACTTACAGATCGGCAATGTTGTTTTCAAGCCCTTAGAACCCCATACTGGCGGCTACCAACAAGTAGATGCTTGGGGGCATCAAGTGCTACTTAATTATCGCTCGCACCGCTCCCCCCAAGATATTGCCAAACAAGTCACGCTTACAGATGTCCTTAAAGGTCAGATAGATCCCAATTCAGTCAAAGATCGAATCGTGCTAATCGGTACTACCGCCCAAAGTTTTCCTGATGAATGGGCAACACCCTATAGTACAGGTCAGTGGTATGAGGGGAAAATGCCGGGAGTGCTGGTTCACGCGCAGATGGTGAGTCAAATCCTCAGCGCTGTTCTAGATAAGCGAACTCTATTATGGGTTTTGCCCCACTGGGGTGAAGTTTTGTGGATCTGGGGTTGGTCTGCAATTGGTGGAGTGCTGGCTTGGCGTATAAGGTTGGGACTAAATTTGGCGATCGCGATCGCAATCGCGATCGCGTGTTTATGCGGATTATGCTTTGCTTTGTTGGTAGAAACCACTTGTTGGTTGCCACTCGTTCCCCCAGCCTTAGCCTTGGTTGCAACGAGTGCAAGTGTGGCATACACAACATCTAAAACTCGACAACAGCAAAATACATCTAAATTTTAGTCATGAATCGCTTACAATTACCCCGCC containing:
- a CDS encoding sigma-70 family RNA polymerase sigma factor, with the protein product MDGLDEQLRTLAKQACEHPPGSPERQKNLTKVIRLATKKLWKEHTPYYEDALQQTWVYFCHNICEATTGQVYDPSKGSVVTWLNTYLKRRLQDFYIDTQKQQARTAPGQIKSARSGETNDIIDPVDILEADPDVPPMLDDVRTWAEADPTGELRRICIEGYPKITVQILILRRLPPEASWKKLSAEFGLPVSTLSSFYQRQCIPRLRKFGESEGYI
- a CDS encoding DUF1822 family protein, which translates into the protein MSYTTNEREFALPLPITQAARRTAQQFANSMPTPDKAKQVRLNTLAVCVVNDYLQMMGISCDPTASDSWNPVVRMCADVADLDVTGVGRLECRPLSMRSLTCDIPPEVWSDRIGYVVVEIDESLHSASVLGFTETADVEELPVSQLRPVEDLIDRLSQLTQPSAAPASGKMVKLNQWLQNVIDAGWETVESVLHPQQSSLAFSFRSREIAVTTQDDLDTGIRRAKMIDLGMQLAGNAIALVLELSPESEGRYDILVQLHPAGSSIYLPPSVQLLILDESKAIFLEAEARSADNYIQLEFSGELGERFSIKVALGDATQEENFVI
- a CDS encoding CHASE2 domain-containing protein codes for the protein MKNEQLAMSKLVVLKLGDGSFDNGFPVTLQIGDDGSRPFTEIIGKLPPAPEIPQHYNIWRLAYRRLGANYRLEAKPGQLTNVSKIEDCTLAANVLRLRLNLWLNSESFREIREKLLEQLMPSDKVRVIVQTEDLCLRRLPWHLWDLCDRYPKAEIALSAPAYERVEHQSPPKNGVRILAIIGNSAGINTQADRRLLEHIPNVQITFLVEPQPEELTEQLWKQGWDILFFAGHSCSQGDGETGRMYINQTDSLTIDQLKYALKKAAYSGLKIAIFNSCDGLGLARNLASLQIPQIIVMREPVPDLVAQEFLKSFIEAFARGESFYLAVREARERLQGLEAKFPCATWLPLICQNPAFVPPTWEELCGQNKSVKPNSQILINLRAAFLTSMVVTLSIMGIRYLGILQKLELKAYDQILRLQPQEKSDPRLLVVTVTEADIQAQDPAKRRGSSLSDVALNKLLQKLSEYQPRAIGLDIYRDFPVDSTQKDLATRLEKNERLIAICKVSAPEVANFGIKPPPEIPQERLGFSDFIVDDDGVVRRHLLIMSADPASPCTTPYALSVQLAFRYLDAEGISPKFTPKGNLQIGNVVFKPLEPHTGGYQQVDAWGHQVLLNYRSHRSPQDIAKQVTLTDVLKGQIDPNSVKDRIVLIGTTAQSFPDEWATPYSTGQWYEGKMPGVLVHAQMVSQILSAVLDKRTLLWVLPHWGEVLWIWGWSAIGGVLAWRIRLGLNLAIAIAIAIACLCGLCFALLVETTCWLPLVPPALALVATSASVAYTTSKTRQQQNTSKF